The nucleotide window AAGCGTCGGTCAGCCGCATTTGGGGTTGGATATTGAATTGCATAAAAAAATGCCGATAGGCAGTGGCCTGGGTTCAAGCTCGGCCAGCACGGTGGCGGGGTTGTTTGCCATAAAAACCCTGCTGGGTGATGATAACGACGTAGCTAAACTATTACCCTTTGCCATGAAAGGCGAGGAAATGGCCTGCGGGCACGGCCATGCAGATAACGTAGCCCCGGCGCTGATGGGCGGCTTTGTGCTTATCCGCAGTTACGAGCCGTTGGATGTTGTGCGTTTACCACATCCCGCCGGACTGTATTGTGCTATTGTATTCCCCGATGTGGATGTACCAACCCGCGAAGCAAGGCAGATCATCCGCAACAAAATAAACATGAAGGATGCCGTAACCCAATGGGGCAATGTAGCCGGACTGGTAAGCGGTTTGTTTATGAATGATATAGACCTGATCGGTCGCAGTATGAAAGACGTACTTGTTGAACCTGTGCGTAGCATGCTGATCCCCGGCTTTTACCAGATGCGCGATATGGCGATGGAACTGGGCGCGGTAAGTTTTGGTATCTCAGGCTCGGGCCCATCGGTATTTGCCTTTACCCGCGATGAGCAAACAGCACATAATATTACCAAAAAACTGCAGGCATTTTTAACCGGAATAAAGATCAATTCCAACAGCTACGTATCAACCATAAATGATAAAGGGCCAAGGGTTTTGTAATCCCTACCCCAACTGTCATTGCGAGGAACGAAGCAATCGCGAACTATGCAAATCGCTTTGAGGGTGTGCGATTGGTACGCTACGCTCGCAATGACAAATAATAAAAAGTAAATCGGTGAAATCGAAGCAACATCGGTGAAATCACAATAAAAAAATGAAACTATACAGCACTAACGATCTATCATCAAGAGTAAACTTCAAAGAAGCTGTTTTTAACAGCATGCCCCAGGATAAAGGGCTTTACATGCCGGTAGAAATATCGCCGCTACCACAGGACTTTATCGATCACCTGGATAAATACACTTTACCCGAGATTGCTTACACGGTGGCTAAACATATGCTACAGGGTGCTATTCCTGACGGTGACTTGCAAGCGCTGATAAACGATGCGATAAACTTTGACGCACCGGTAGTTGAACTGGAAGAAGATGTATATGTGCTGGAGTTATTCCATGGACCTTCACTAGCTTTTAAAGATTTTGGCGCGCGGTTTATGAGTCGGGTGATGGCATATTTTTTAGAAGCCGGTGAAAAGCAGCTGGACGTTTTGGTTGCCACATCAGGCGATACGGGCGGTGCGGTAGCCTTAGGGTTTTTAGGGGTGCCCAATACCCGGGTTACTATCCTGTACCCCAAAGGCAAAGTAAGCGGTATGCAGGAACAGCAATTGACCACTAACGGACAAAATATCCGTGCACTGGAAGTTGACGGCACTTTTGATGATTGCCAGGCCCTGGTGAAACAGGCATTTACAGATACGGAGCTGAATGAGAAATTCAGGTTAACATCTGCCAACTCTATCAATATAGCACGGCTTATCCCGCAGACCTTTTATTATTTTAACGCTTATGCGCAGCTATTGCGCCAGGGTAAAAACAAAGTGGTATTTGCTGTGCCAAGTGGCAACTTTGGTAATATTGGGGCAGGTTTACTGGCCTGGAAAATGGGCTTGCCTGTACAACAGTTTATTGCGGCCACAAACGCAAACGATACCGTGCCCGAATTTTTAAAGACAGGGGTATATCAGCCCAAACCAACCGTAGCTACCTTAAGCAACGCCATGGATGTAAGCAGCCCCAGCAACTGGGTGCGCATTGCCGACCTGTTTAAAAATGATACCGAGGCATTAAAAAAACTCATCACCGGCTATAGTTTTAACGACGAGGATACCGTGAAAGCCATTGTAAAAATATTTGGCGCGTATAAATATGTGGCCTGTCCGCATACCGCTATTGCCTGGCTGGCGCTTACTGACTATATGGAAAAACAGGACAATGGCGCCACTGGCGTATTCCTCTCTACCGCGCACCCTTGCAAGTTCCCCGATGTATTTCCGAAGCAAATTAGCAAAGCGGTTGAGATACCTGAGCAGGTAAAAAACTTGTCTGCAAAACCCAAACAGGCAACGGCCCTAAAAGCTGATTTTAACGAGTTTAAAATCTACCTGTTAAATAACTAACTACGCACGC belongs to Mucilaginibacter boryungensis and includes:
- a CDS encoding homoserine kinase, which translates into the protein MEDLILPDKKVSQAKDSKTIQVFAPATVANVVCGFDVLGFAVNEPGDEVVMRVTDKPGITISKITGDNGRLPLDPAKNTVSVSVRHYLESVGQPHLGLDIELHKKMPIGSGLGSSSASTVAGLFAIKTLLGDDNDVAKLLPFAMKGEEMACGHGHADNVAPALMGGFVLIRSYEPLDVVRLPHPAGLYCAIVFPDVDVPTREARQIIRNKINMKDAVTQWGNVAGLVSGLFMNDIDLIGRSMKDVLVEPVRSMLIPGFYQMRDMAMELGAVSFGISGSGPSVFAFTRDEQTAHNITKKLQAFLTGIKINSNSYVSTINDKGPRVL
- the thrC gene encoding threonine synthase, whose protein sequence is MKLYSTNDLSSRVNFKEAVFNSMPQDKGLYMPVEISPLPQDFIDHLDKYTLPEIAYTVAKHMLQGAIPDGDLQALINDAINFDAPVVELEEDVYVLELFHGPSLAFKDFGARFMSRVMAYFLEAGEKQLDVLVATSGDTGGAVALGFLGVPNTRVTILYPKGKVSGMQEQQLTTNGQNIRALEVDGTFDDCQALVKQAFTDTELNEKFRLTSANSINIARLIPQTFYYFNAYAQLLRQGKNKVVFAVPSGNFGNIGAGLLAWKMGLPVQQFIAATNANDTVPEFLKTGVYQPKPTVATLSNAMDVSSPSNWVRIADLFKNDTEALKKLITGYSFNDEDTVKAIVKIFGAYKYVACPHTAIAWLALTDYMEKQDNGATGVFLSTAHPCKFPDVFPKQISKAVEIPEQVKNLSAKPKQATALKADFNEFKIYLLNN